The nucleotide sequence AGTTACctcacatgctttgcatgtgagggCACTATGGTCttttataacataaaggttgatgtgtgcaaaaatattatttataacataaaggttgatttgtgtagaaatattattatacatatagTAGAATATTTTTTTGCAAAAACATTATTATTGATTAATAATTAtatgtaaataaatataaaaatacagttttgaatttattttataaaacttctgattttaatatttttataaagtaAATAACGATGACAAGATTAATTACTTtttatataaagtataaataaaacacaaatatatatatataattataacgGACGTTTTAAAGCTACTCAaactaaaaagaatttttatgtATATGTAAGTATGTGTTTATAAGAACAGAatattaaataaatttatatCGATAAAAGAAACTAATAAATAAATTTGACGTTTAAAAAAATCGTTAGTAAACATTAGTAAACAAATTGTATTATTTACATATTATATATTTAGAATTTTTTTactaaaatttattaaacatttttttaaacgtCAAACAAATTATTAGTTTCTTTTATTGATATAAATCTGTCtaataactttttttataaacACACACTTACATAtacttaaaaaaaaactttttagtTTAAGTAGTTTTAAAACGTCcgttataattatatataattataaaaatatttcGGATATCACAATAACTTTATTTAGAAGAATTTGTGTTTTATTTGTACTTTATATAACAAGTAATTCTTGtcattattattttctttataaaaataatatatttgtatGTTTATTTGAAACTAAGTTTTATGTATGTttatatacataaatatataattattaacaaataataatgttttttgcaaaaaaaaaatctactattatatatatatatatacatacatatatatatatatatattataataatatttttgcacaaatcaacctttatgttataaataatatttttgcaAAAATCAACCTTTATGCTATAAAAGACCATAGTAACTTAACTGAGTTTTTGAACGAGGTTAGCTGTAAAGGTTATATAATgtaacaaaacatgaacataaaggttgggttTGGCCGATTTCATAATGAAAGGTACGAAGTGCAATTtaggtataacataaaggttgatttgtgtAATTTTGTCTAAAAAGAATCATCCAATAGTGtgaaaacagtttgattttgctgatatgatcGATGATTCACAAAAAAAATAAAGTGTTTACTGATTTGGTTATTTAATTGCttttagaaaatataaaaataaaaaaaaagattgtCATTTTCTTTACAATTCTTAATGTAcagaaaactgttattcttggaggattTGTTAACacgatagggggagacggtgttagaaaatgagttcaaaattttaaacactTGCAGCTTCTAGAGTGTTGGACAAAATTTTTGAGTGTTGGTAATGAATTGAAAAtttgcttaatctgtgatacagtttaaccaTCTATTGACTAATAGTGATTTGTTTAAccttgttgaaaaattcttatggtttctcgatatgtttgttttatagtatacagattgaggCAGTGCATTTGCAGAGAAGTTGATGTGAAGAAATGAGGAGTTTGTTGCTGCTTGGTAGAATCCTCCTTTTACAATGTAGAATGGATAATATGAAGACTTACTTGGATTACTGACTCAAAACTTAGAAGATGTgatgattggatgcatcagcttggggggggggggtctattGCTAACAGAATTCGTGTTAAAGCTGACGTTATCCAAAGAACAAAGACTGTGACATTTTGAAGACTAAAGTTACCTTTGCAAGTTATTGTCAAGGGGGAGCTTGTTGGTACATGTTATGTGACAACAACTTTGGCTTGGTCTTTTGATATTTTACAAGTCTTGGTTATGAAGACTAAGGATTTCGAGTTTATGAGTATATGGGTTCAAGTATATGGGTCAGTCTGAATTAATGTTTAGTCCATTATGTCTAGTCCGAATTTGTATTTATAATGTATGTGGGCCTAGCCCAGTTCGCATGGTTGTGTAGTATATAAACAGCTTTATGATATAGGGTTGCGGTTAGACATTTTAGACATTTTGAGACAAGTTAGAGAGTGTAAGAGAGTTAGAGAAAACACAGAGAAAAGGCTGTGAGTTCTTGTGATCTTGAGTGGTTGTAAACATTACGCTTGATAATCGTAGAAGATTAGTTTGGGAATTGGTTTTCGTGTTCTTAATCCTATATTCTTGTTTTTGTGTACATCGAACTGTCAAGGGGATTTTGCACCCTTGATTGATTATCAATCTTGTAATAATCCAATGCATAGGGACCTATAAATACATTACAATATGATACAACATGACACATAATGATACAATAAGTTACGACACAATATGATACAAAAAGACACAATACAATACGATACAACAGAAAGTGTATAAAATGTTTAAAACTaatattgaaaaaaaaatgatacgACACAATACAATACAAAGTATAGCTCTATATGAGTCGTATACGACCAACCACTAGACCAGAACTAACATTgtcaggtgtcacaccccaaccggtgGCAGAAACATTGAGGTGAGACGTAATAGATTGCACAAAGAAAACATAACACCAAATTTGTGACAATAAATCTAAAATTCAAATTTTTCATTTCATCAAAGTAAAACATTACGTTGTCTCCAAAGGAAAATACAAGAAATTTCAAGTTACAAAACTAACACGTAAAAATGCATAAATTTTAGTGAGTTTCAAGATCCACCCTAAGTAGATATCTtgcatcatcaaatatttccttcAACATGTATAAAATGTTGGTCAGCACTAATTATGTGAGTGAGCATACTAGTTTGTCTACGTAGCATAAGTATGTATAATGTCTCAAATCCACATTTTTAAAGTTATACCAATCATGTAATCAACTAGCATGCAATGGCTAAAAATCAACCAAAAGTTTTCACTAGCGTAAGCGTATCTCCGAAGTGAATAAGACCATAAAGATAGATACTTAACAATGACCCACAAACGGGCGGTGTGCTAATCTTGTCGTGCTATACATGTTAGAGGGGGTGGGGGGTTAAAGTTAATGAGAAATAGATAGTATAGCATCAGATTGCTCTATCATGTATAACAAATtagcataacaagtagcatgtTAAATGATTGGGTGTTTGCATAAGATTGATTGTATGTGTATGATTATGTATTTAATTACGGATACATGTTGCAACCCAAATAGTGTTTAAAGCGTAAAATGCGTCAAGTAAGAACTCATGGTTTGTAAAGATTTCCCACAAAAAGCAGGTGAGCGGTTAAAGGATGGGCGACTGAGCGGTTTTGACGGATGTAACACCGAAGTTATACTAAAACGGTAAAAAAAGGTGCATGAGTATTTGGATTTAGAATTTGGGAATGTAAACAAAAGTTACAAGTATGAAATTACATAAAAATATACCCCATCTTGGATATTACATGTGTTTGTGTTTTTCATGAATCCTAATACCCATTAGAAATGCGAACTATGGAATCCAAGAGTTTGGATATTCTCCAAATAAACTTACAATTCAACCATGGTTTAGTTGATATCATAGTTGGGTATTTGGAGTATGTATTATAcaggtgatatatatatatatatatatatatatatatatatatatatatatatatatatatatatatatactagtcgtttacccgcgcgatgcggcgggaaacatatcacttaggttggtgagtttagggctatgtacggggcggttcggttttgagccataaGCAAAACCAAATGCGCAATGTAATggaaaacacaacacttgttagtAATTCTAAGGGTGTGCATGAGAAGGTTCAGTTCGGTTGGGTTATACTCGTTTTATGTTAGTTTATCAATCATCTTTGTGATGTATTGTATTACGTTAGTTTTTCAATCCTTTATGTGGTGATCTAGTCATCAAAGATTTCTTATGGTACAATGAAAGTCATGCATAAAAGCAATTAGAACCGGGTAATCAATCAAACACTAAGTGAAATCATATAGTTTAACAGTGTTTCTACGTATGGGACGCTAGGGTTAGCGAGGTGTATGCCTTTTAATTTTACGTATACTAAGTTCCAAGTGTTCCACGTAATAAACGTTTATTTGGTTAGGTAGAAGATATTTTTCAGCAAAGTCACTATTATTAGGCAATGAAAGCCATATAAGGGTGTTATTTTTTTTGAATGTCAAGTTACCATTAATAATGTATAAAACTTGTCAAGTTACATCAAAATATAAGGTAGATGGGAAATTCAGAGTACCTTTGAAAATGAGTCCAATTTTGCGGTATTTGTATTTTGCAAGGTATGAACAAATTGAagtaacttttttttaacagaaTATAAATGAGTTTAAGACCATTGGTTGTCCCATTGTCTATtttgtaaatacgaaatagaaaagGGTCTCATATCAATAAAAATATTTACCACAAACATGGATTTAGTTTAACAATTTTACAACGTCATACTTGTTTTCTGGGATCCAAATCCACGAAGTTGAAGGACGAACATTTCCGCCTACATATCATCCATGAGTGTAGGGGTTTTATGTTGGCGGTGTTTGAGTGTGGTCGGTATAATCTCTTTAgtatttttctttgttttcttttttttttttttgttttttttttttttttgatgtatcCAACTTCTTTCTAGTCTTTCTTGGTGGAATGTATTCTCTTTTACCATTCAAAAATATTTGTATACAGGTTAAATTTACCTGGAAAAGTGCATAAAATTTGATTAAATATGAGATACATTTTAATTAAACTTTTCGTAATATTAAAAAACAGAGCTTAATATAAGgatttaaaaattaaataaaaaatcacTCAAATACCTTAGAAGAATGCCATAGAGAGTATATGGTTTTTTTTACAAGAGCATTTTTGCCTCATCATTGCTAACATATTCCCATAATAATTTTATAATTCTTGACTTATTCCCGCCTTTGTCCGTTGATAGGTAAATGACGATTAGAAGTAAAtggtatttttttttaactttttagaAAACCCTACTCCTAGTTACATGCTATTTATTACATGTGTTCATTATATATATTACATTCAACTACTCCAACATAACCTTTATTCACACTACCATCAATTAATTTTTATGTAATTGTTGACGCATTATTCCCACTTTTTAAATATccaaaaaaaacttaaaaaataagtCAAAACCTACTCAACTTTCATTCTTTTTTACTTTTTTCTTGGATAAAGGGCATTGCCCGGCAAAGAATATAACTCAAAAGGAAAAATTACACCATCAAGGGGGCAATCCCCCGTATCATCCCCAAAACATGCTTTGGGGACAAAAAATACGAAATCATACAACCTTTCCTCCGACTATGCAAGAACCTAATACTTCTCATACTATGACACAAAATGCACCCTAGTCTATAAGAATTACACGTAGTATAAACACGCCCAATAATATAAGGCGACTCCCAACCCACAAACATTCCCAACATTTCTCATAATCGAGTTATCTTTTGTGACACCCATGACTATTATAGACCAGGAGCCCAAACAACGGCCCCATCGGCCATATCCCTAGCCCAATAACACAGGCCCAAACCGCATTTTACAACCCGGGCTGGAGACTTGAGCACACAAATGAGGACCCTCAGCCTTTGGAGACTTGTCAATGCCCAACTCAGAAGACTTGTTCCTAGCTTTTACCAATTAGTGCCATAATTCAAGCATCATTACAGGGCCTTCAGCGAACCATAAACCAGGCCCATTTTCAGGCCATGGGGCCTGGCCTTCACACGAGAAACCCACCAAAGGGCCATCACCAAATCTGACCATATAGAGAACCAACCAGGCCAGTAGATCAGCACCAGTAACCCAGTTGTGGTAGGCCTGAACGGGATAAATCCAACATAGCTAGCAACAAGCTTTTTGGGCCTTCTGAACCATAAATGCAGCAACTAAATCAGCCAAACCATTAAACCAGTCCCGAGCATTTCGAATAATAGGACCCGGGCCTGCATAGTACCATAAGTACACAAAGTACCAGCAACTCAACAAAATGACAATATTACCCCTGCAGCATAACGAGTGGATAACACAGTTCCATCTACCCAGGCTTCGAACGTTTTACAGATTTGTTGACGCCCATGTAGATAACTCAGCCGATCGATAACGGTCCCAACTCTTACTCATGAAACTACCCCTGGATCAATCTAACAAGATATCCAATGTTTCAGCCATCACACAAAGTCTCATTTTACTTTTAGTCAGtatcaaactcttttttttttaacattcttAAAAAAATATGTAATAATTTCTTGAACACTTTGTAtaacaattaataattattaCACTTATCTAAAAGAGTCTATAGTCATGGGACTGGTCATTGACTCACTGTACATGGACCTTTATGTGCATCTCTATGTACTTGAACAATACCATTTTTGCCAAAAACAATTCCGGTTAAAAGAAAGCAATAGAAAATAAGTGATAGTCACAAATTCAGTTATATTATTAACTCTATATACATCGTTTTTTAACAACCAAAGAAAGAATTTTATTGGTTTTGAAATGAAcgtcatttatttatttaacgaACTTGACAGAAGACGAATGAGTTGAAGATAAGGGTGTTGAGAACCAAATCAGAATCTGAGTTGTCAAGGTGAAAGATCTAATTGATATAATTAGAGAACCATAGCGCGACAACATTCATTGTCAGCTGAAACTGCACAAACTTCTGTATGTTCACATAAACCGAGCGACCCCACTTTGCCACAGTGACACTTgtggaaaaattatcatctagaATGATCACATCAGCACTCTCTTCCACCACCTGCATAATTCAAACCCAAATGAAATTATAGTAATAAACTATTAGCTTTGAACTATGTAGTTAATACATTAAAAAaccggatatcggtcaaggaccgatatttgagatataggttatcgcgTTGGTTATAAAATGCGCGCATCAGAAGCGCATAATGCGCGCATCACATCAAGCAGTAAAACAAAAGGTCGAATAAACCACTACCTTCAAGCCGCGTTCAGGTTGCTCAATATGATCCTCCTGCGACCCGttacaaaaaccctaaaaaatgtcAAAAATCAAACAGTTAATCTACATTGCTTGATTAAGAGACTTTCTTTGTTTTTTAGCGACCAAATATGAATTAAACACGTTTCTATTACTTGCATACTAATCATACAATTGATTTTGCATTGGCTTTAGCTGGACTTTGTGATctattggaaaacaaaaatcttgtATTTCTTCGGACATCAATAGGAAAAGGGTACGCTCAACACCAAAACTCTAGGCTgattacattttttttaattgtagTAAATGGTGAATGCCAAAGCATTCCACCCGCTTCTTCTTAAGCGAAAAAAGCATTCGACCCGTTTCTTTTTAAGCAAAAAAGGTTTCTACCCGCTACTTATTAAGCAGTAAAGCATTCGACCCGTTTCTTTTTAAGAGAAAAAGCATTCGACGCGGTTCTTttttagggtctgtttggtatggggtaatggaatgaacgaaggaatggaatggacgaggtaatggaatggatgagtgaatgcaatggatcattaccattccatgtcttgtttggttaccatgtgaatgaaatgaattattattatgtattgttcggtaggcaagaaaaacggagtaataaaattagcggtgagtggtgatggtggtcggtggtagtgattgtgggtggttataggtggcggtggtgggtgtccgCGGCGGCaatgggtggtggtggcggcggcgagtggcggtgcggcggtgacggcggcgagtggcggtgcggcggtgacgacgagtggtggtggcgacaaggtggccgttggtggtgggtggcagcaaatGTGGCGGTTAGTGGCGGCGGcagcggttggtggtggcggtggtggtagcgtcgacgatggtggtgggtggtggcggcgagtggcgttggcggttggtcgcagccgtgggtgataacggtggcgagtgggtggcggcggcggtggctgtcgaggtgaggtggtggcgggtggcggcgatggcgtcggtggtgggtggtggtggtggtgggttgtggcgaaggtcgtgggttgtggtgttgttgatgaatggtgcaagagggatggaatggaaaaaaaacatggggggtggaaggaatgattttaaaggaatggaatgccttttgg is from Helianthus annuus cultivar XRQ/B chromosome 9, HanXRQr2.0-SUNRISE, whole genome shotgun sequence and encodes:
- the LOC110877350 gene encoding uncharacterized protein LOC110877350, with product MGPTLCTKLQLCHMLGEGGFRLVFKGWIDEQSFTATKPGTGIVIAVKKLRQESFQGHREWLGFCNGSQEDHIEQPERGLKVVEESADVIILDDNFSTSVTVAKWGRSVYVNIQKFVQFQLTMNVVALWFSNYIN